Proteins from a genomic interval of Piscinibacter sp. HJYY11:
- a CDS encoding DNA alkylation repair protein, whose amino-acid sequence MPEPFKNLLGPQVVAAMASHLQRAGAETGAAFNAKRFRSLALSGLEVLEMKARAQHLCSALEKTLPSDFDSAAAVMEGALASMDPIDDATLDSPTGARDDGLAGWAVWPLTEYVARHGHDNAPRALQALHAMTQRFTAEWAIRPFILSEPALSFDTLQRWSTDTSPHVRRLVSEGSRPRLPWGMVLKPLVDDPSPTLPLLRRLMDDASPYVRRSVANHLNDIAKDHPYLVEAWLQEHLPGATPQRLALLKHASRTLVKKGHAGVLKAFGVGDRFKGEAGLTLSSRRAKVGDSLLLALTLRSTAKKPQRLAIDYAVHHVKASGETSPKVFKGWVAELAAGEAREFRKQHSLKPITTRVYYPGTHRLEVLVNGAAVAEASFELRI is encoded by the coding sequence GAGCCGTTCAAGAACCTGCTCGGACCGCAGGTGGTCGCCGCGATGGCGAGCCACCTGCAACGTGCGGGCGCTGAAACCGGTGCGGCCTTCAACGCCAAACGCTTTCGCTCGCTCGCACTCAGCGGGCTGGAAGTGCTGGAGATGAAGGCCCGCGCGCAGCACCTCTGCAGCGCGCTCGAGAAGACCTTGCCAAGCGACTTCGACAGCGCCGCTGCGGTGATGGAAGGCGCGCTCGCGTCGATGGACCCGATCGACGACGCCACGCTCGACAGCCCCACCGGCGCGCGCGACGACGGCCTCGCCGGCTGGGCCGTGTGGCCGCTCACTGAATACGTGGCGCGGCACGGCCACGACAACGCGCCCCGCGCCCTGCAGGCCCTGCATGCGATGACGCAGCGCTTCACCGCCGAATGGGCGATCCGCCCGTTCATCCTGTCGGAGCCGGCGCTGTCGTTCGACACCCTCCAGCGCTGGAGCACCGACACCAGCCCGCACGTGCGCCGCCTGGTGAGCGAAGGCAGCCGCCCGCGCTTGCCCTGGGGCATGGTGCTCAAACCCCTGGTCGACGACCCCTCGCCCACCCTGCCCCTGCTGCGCCGGCTGATGGACGACGCCAGCCCCTACGTGCGGCGCAGCGTGGCCAACCACCTGAACGACATCGCCAAGGACCACCCGTATCTCGTCGAGGCCTGGCTGCAGGAGCACCTGCCGGGCGCCACGCCACAGCGGCTCGCACTGCTCAAGCACGCCAGCCGCACGCTGGTGAAGAAGGGCCACGCCGGCGTGCTGAAAGCCTTCGGCGTGGGCGACCGGTTCAAGGGCGAGGCGGGCCTCACGCTGTCGTCACGCCGGGCGAAGGTGGGCGACAGCCTGCTGCTCGCGCTGACGCTGCGATCGACCGCGAAGAAGCCGCAGCGCCTGGCCATCGACTACGCCGTGCACCACGTGAAGGCCAGCGGCGAGACCTCGCCCAAGGTCTTCAAGGGCTGGGTGGCGGAGCTGGCCGCGGGCGAGGCACGCGAGTTCCGCAAGCAGCACTCGCTCAAGCCCATCACCACCCGCGTGTACTACCCGGGCACGCACCGCCTCGAGGTGCTGGTGAACGGGGCAGCGGTGGCCGAGGCGAGCTTCGAGTTGCGCATCTAG
- a CDS encoding DegT/DnrJ/EryC1/StrS aminotransferase family protein: MGGSLVIRFLDLQAQYQSIRDDIDSAIAAVIANSAFVGGPHVAAFEEQFARYAGAAHCVGVGNGTDALEIAIEALALPPGSEIIVPGNSFIASAEAVSRCGHRVVFADVHRESYVLDVASVQAQLTPRTKALVAVHLYGHPCDMDALMALAREHGLAVIEDCAQAHGAEVRGQRVGGLGDVGCFSFYPGKNLGAYGDAGAITTQRADLAQRCRMIANHGRLAKHEHEFEGRNSRLDGLQAAVLSAKLPHLGGWTEHRIAIADHYLRELAGVGDLVLPVRQPWARQVYHLFVVRTARRDALMKHLAEHGIETGRHYPVALPKLRAYRYLGEPDLRAFCNRIDATLLSLPIGEHMTLADAQAVVSAVRLFYREAEQDEAPLRRSARAAG; this comes from the coding sequence ATGGGAGGCAGCCTCGTGATCCGCTTCCTCGACCTGCAGGCGCAGTATCAGTCGATCCGCGACGACATCGACAGCGCCATCGCCGCCGTGATCGCCAACTCGGCCTTCGTCGGCGGGCCCCATGTCGCCGCGTTCGAAGAGCAGTTCGCCCGCTACGCCGGTGCGGCGCATTGCGTGGGCGTGGGCAACGGCACCGACGCGCTGGAGATCGCCATCGAGGCGCTGGCCTTGCCGCCGGGCAGCGAGATCATCGTGCCGGGCAACAGCTTCATCGCCAGTGCGGAGGCGGTGTCACGCTGCGGGCACCGCGTGGTCTTCGCCGACGTGCACCGCGAGAGCTACGTGCTCGACGTGGCCTCGGTGCAGGCGCAGCTCACGCCGCGCACGAAAGCGCTGGTGGCGGTGCACCTCTACGGCCACCCCTGCGACATGGACGCGCTGATGGCGCTGGCGCGCGAGCATGGCCTGGCGGTGATCGAAGACTGCGCGCAGGCGCATGGCGCCGAAGTGCGCGGGCAGCGTGTGGGCGGCCTCGGCGATGTCGGCTGCTTCAGCTTCTACCCGGGCAAGAACCTCGGTGCCTACGGCGATGCCGGCGCCATCACCACGCAGCGCGCCGACCTCGCGCAGCGCTGCCGCATGATCGCCAACCACGGGCGTCTGGCCAAGCACGAGCATGAATTCGAGGGCCGCAACTCGCGGCTCGACGGGCTGCAGGCGGCCGTGCTGTCCGCCAAGCTGCCGCACCTGGGCGGGTGGACCGAGCACCGCATCGCGATCGCCGACCACTACCTGCGCGAGCTGGCCGGTGTGGGCGACCTGGTGCTGCCGGTGCGCCAGCCCTGGGCGCGGCAGGTGTACCACCTGTTCGTCGTGCGCACGGCGCGGCGCGATGCGCTGATGAAGCACCTGGCCGAGCACGGCATCGAGACGGGGCGGCACTACCCGGTGGCCTTGCCCAAGCTGCGGGCCTACCGGTACCTCGGCGAGCCTGACCTGCGCGCGTTCTGCAACCGCATCGACGCCACCCTGCTCAGCCTGCCCATCGGCGAGCACATGACGCTGGCCGACGCGCAGGCCGTGGTCTCGGCCGTGCGGTTGTTCTACCGCGAGGCCGAGCAGGACGAGGCGCCGCTCAGAAGATCAGCCAGAGCAGCAGGATGA